One genomic segment of Brassica napus cultivar Da-Ae chromosome A3, Da-Ae, whole genome shotgun sequence includes these proteins:
- the LOC106440418 gene encoding berberine bridge enzyme-like 19 — MRRTCVFSVVFFLLFLSLPLPSLSQPSHSVYNSFLKCFSKRTKTPQPQIAKNVFSPTNPAYSSVLRAYIRNARFNTSSTPKPTIIVTPRSYSHVSAAVLCSKPLNFVFKIRSGGHDYDGLSYISDKPFFVLDMSNIRDVSVDILSNSAWISAGATLGEVYYKIWEKSRVHGFPAGVCPTVGVGGHLSGGGYGNMLRKFGLTVDHLIDAKIVDVRGRVLDRKAMGEDLFWAISGGGGGSYGVVLGYKIRLVPVPPVVTVFRVEQYMAGGAVDMVHKWQFVGPKTDRNLFMRMLIQPVTRNKVKTVRASVVALFLGKADDVVSLLRKELPELALKKENCTEMTWFQSALWWDNRVNATQTDPKVFLDRNLDSSSFGKRKSDYVATEIPRNGIESLFKKMIELGKIGLVFNPYGGKMAEIAEDATPFPHRNMLFKIQYSVNWKESSPEIEKGYLNEAKELHSFMTRFVSKSPRSAYLNYRDVDIGVNDHGKNSYKEGEVYGRMYFGKNFDRLVKIKTKVDPRNFFRNEQSIPTLPRKF; from the coding sequence ATGCGACGAACCTGTGTCTTCTCCGTCgttttcttcctcctcttcctctctctACCTCTCCCCTCCCTCTCCCAACCTTCGCACTCCGTCTACAACTCATTCCTCAAATGCTTCTCCAAGAGAACGAAAACACCACAACCCCAAATCGCCAAGAATGTCTTCTCTCCGACCAACCCTGCTTACTCCTCCGTCCTCCGAGCTTACATCCGAAACGCGAGGTTCAACACCTCCTCCACTCCCAAACCAACCATCATCGTCACCCCTCGCTCGTATAGCCACGTCAGCGCCGCCGTCCTCTGCTCGAAGCCCTTAAACTTCGTCTTCAAGATCAGAAGCGGCGGGCACGACTACGACGGTCTCTCTTACATCTCCGACAAACCGTTTTTCGTCCTCGACATGTCGAACATCCGCGACGTCTCCGTCGATATCCTCTCCAACTCGGCCTGGATCTCCGCCGGAGCCACTCTCGGAGAAGTTTACTATAAAATCTGGGAGAAGAGTAGAGTCCATGGCTTCCCCGCCGGAGTTTGTCCGACGGTTGGTGTCGGCGGTCACTTAAGCGGCGGCGGGTACGGCAACATGTTGAGGAAGTTCGGTTTAACAGTCGATCATTTGATCGACGCGAAGATCGTCGACGTGAGAGGTCGTGTTTTGGATCGGAAAGCGATGGGTGAGGATCTTTTCTGGGCGATCTCcggcggaggaggagggagCTACGGCGTCGTTTTGGGGTACAAGATTAGGCTCGTTCCCGTGCCACCTGTCGTGACGGTTTTCCGAGTGGAGCAGTATATGGCCGGCGGAGCGGTGGACATGGTTCACAAGTGGCAGTTCGTTGGTCCGAAAACGGACAGGAACCTCTTCATGAGGATGCTGATCCAACCCGTTACGAGGAATAAGGTGAAGACGGTGAGAGCTTCGGTGGTTGCTCTGTTCTTAGGTAAAGCAGACGACGTCGTTTCGCTTCTTCGTAAGGAGCTTCCTGAGTTGGCTTTAAAGAAGGAGAACTGTACGGAGATGACTTGGTTTCAGTCTGCTTTATGGTGGGACAATCGCGTTAACGCTACTCAGACCGATCCTAAAGTGTTTCTCGATCGGAATCTCGACTCCTCTAGCTTCGGGAAGAGGAAGTCTGATTACGTAGCTACCGAGATTCCTAGAAATGGGATTGAGTCTCTGTTCAAGAAGATGATTGAATTAGGAAAGATCGGTCTTGTTTTCAATCCTTACGGCGGGAAGATGGCGGAGATTGCGGAGGACGCAACGCCGTTCCCGCACCGGAATATGCTTTTCAAGATTCAGTACTCTGTGAACTGGAAAGAGTCGTCTCCGGAGATAGAGAAGGGTTACTTGAACGAGGCTAAAGAGCTTCACAGTTTCATGACCAGGTTTGTGAGCAAGAGCCCTAGAAGTGCGTACTTGAACTACCGTGATGTCGATATCGGTGTGAACGATCACGGGAAGAATAGTTACAAGGAAGGAGAGGTTTATGGAAGAATGTATTTTGGAAAGAACTTTGATCGATTAGTCAAGATTAAAACCAAGGTTGATCCAAGGAACTTCTTTAGGAATGAACAGAGTATACCTACCTTGCCACGCAagttttaa
- the LOC106440419 gene encoding berberine bridge enzyme-like 21, with protein sequence MIKTHTLVSVLLFLFFFYSLPLSSLAAPPSSSSVYESFVQCFSDKTKSPQAQIAENVFSQTNPSYSSVLRAYIRNARFNTSSTPKPTIIVTPRSYSHVSAAVLCAKPLTIVFKIRSGGHDYDGLSYISDKPFFILDMSNLRDVTVNITDQTAWISAGATLGEVYYGIWRESKVHGFPAGVCPTVGVGGHLSGGGYGNMVRKYGLSVDYVEDAKIVDVKGRVLDRKAMGEDLFWAISGGGGGSFGVVLGYKVKLVPVPSTVTVFRVEQYMDSGAVDMVHKWQFVGPKTDRNLFMRMLIQPTTRNKVKTVRASVVALFLGGADDVVSLLAKEFPELGLKKEACKEMTWIQSALWWDNDENATQTDPKVFLDRDLDSASFGKRKSDYVATEIPRDGIESLFKKMIELGKIGLVFNPYGGRMAEVAEDATPFPHRKKLFKIQYSVNWKESSAEIEKGYLNQAKVLYSFMTGYVSKNPRNAYLNYRDVDIGVNDHGVNSYKEGKVYGRKYFGKNFDRLVKIKTAVDPDNFFRNEQSIPTLPRKA encoded by the coding sequence ATGATTAAAACACATACCCTTGTCTCtgttcttctctttctcttcttcttctactctcTCCCTTTGTCCTCACTCGCTGCACCTCCCTCTTCGTCCTCCGTCTACGAATCCTTCGTTCAATGCTTCTCCGACAAGACTAAGTCCCCACAAGCCCAAATCGCCGAAAACGTCTTCTCTCAGACAAACCCTTCCTACTCCTCCGTCCTCCGAGCATACATCCGAAACGCGAGGTTCAACACTTCCTCCACTCCCAAACCGACGATCATCGTCACTCCTCGCTCGTATAGCCACGTCAGCGCCGCCGTCCTCTGCGCGAAGCCCTTAACCATCGTCTTCAAGATCAGAAGCGGCGGGCACGACTACGATGGTCTCTCTTACATCTCCGACAAACCGTTTTTCATCCTCGACATGTCGAACCTCCGCGACGTAACGGTTAACATCACCGATCAGACGGCGTGGATCTCCGCCGGAGCCACTCTCGGCGAGGTTTACTACGGGATTTGGCGGGAAAGCAAAGTCCATGGGTTCCCCGCCGGAGTTTGTCCGACGGTTGGCGTCGGCGGTCACTTAAGCGGCGGCGGGTACGGTAACATGGTGAGGAAGTACGGTTTGTCGGTGGACTATGTCGAGGACGCGAAGATCGTCGACGTGAAAGGTCGTGTTTTGGATAGAAAAGCGATGGGTGAGGATCTTTTCTGGGCGATCTccggcggaggaggaggcagCTTCGGCGTCGTTTTGGGGTACAAGGTCAAGCTCGTTCCTGTACCGTCGACGGTTACGGTGTTCAGAGTGGAGCAGTATATGGACTCCGGAGCGGTGGATATGGTTCACAAGTGGCAGTTCGTTGGTCCGAAAACCGACAGGAACCTCTTCATGAGGATGCTGATTCAACCTACTACGAGGAATAAGGTGAAGACGGTGAGAGCTTCGGTGGTTGCTCTTTTCTTAGGCGGAGCAGACGACGTCGTTTCGCTTCTTGCTAAGGAGTTCCCTGAGCTTGGACTCAAGAAGGAGGCTTGCAAGGAGATGACTTGGATTCAGTCTGCTCTATGGTGGGACAATGATGAGAACGCTACTCAAACCGATCCCAAAGTGTTTCTTGATCGGGATCTTGATTCCGCTAGCTTCGGCAAGAGGAAGTCGGAttatgtagcgaccgagattCCTAGAGATGGGATTGAGTCTCTGTTCAAGAAGATGATCGAGTTAGGAAAGATAGGGCTTGTTTTCAATCCTTACGGTGGGAGAATGGCGGAGGTGGCCGAGGACGCAACGCCGTTCCCGCACCGGAAGAAGCTTTTCAAGATTCAGTACTCTGTTAACTGGAAAGAGTCGTCTGCGGAGATAGAGAAGGGTTACTTGAACCAGGCTAAGGTGCTTTACAGCTTCATGACCGGGTATGTGAGCAAGAACCCAAGGAATGCTTACTTGAACTACAGAGATGTTGACATCGGTGTGAATGATCACGGGGTGAATAGTTACAAGGAAGGAAAGGTGTATGGAAGGAAGTATTTTGGTAAGAATTTCGATCGATTAGTCAAGATTAAGACCGCGGTTGATCCGGATAATTTCTTCAGAAATGAACAGAGTATACCTACCTTGCCAAGAAAGGCATAG